In Brassica rapa cultivar Chiifu-401-42 chromosome A06, CAAS_Brap_v3.01, whole genome shotgun sequence, a single window of DNA contains:
- the LOC103871188 gene encoding root phototropism protein 3, which yields MEKTSSPESATVSVKSPATTVGEMECSLLDESSIHDIDYFVKTIAQIKAKGVRPDLIGSIITHYASKWLPDLSDIFTTSPDGPNQQPQPQQVQSESFSVTAFVMKKRFYVETLIGIIPPEKDSVSCDFLLRLLRTANLVGADDSYRAELEGRVSWQLDQASLKELMIPSFSHTCGTLLDVELVTRLVKKFAGLDSEGVKSGASLVKVAKLVDSYLAEVAVDGDLSLSEFISLAEALPNHARGTEDGLYRAIDTYLKAHPKVTKQERKRLCGLIDSKKLSVEASLHVAQNDRLPVRTVIQVLLTEQAKMSRSRHNNNDWSGLTFSPNPSSSHYSESGPARCMSKREMNVQQMEIKRLKEDMAKLKSEFEAMQTQLEKLVEKKCSSGSKGFFRWKKLGFRSGFSVSVLDKNGEEFGENGEREEYFGYETQTPSNMKTKLVKGRTPSRWRKSMS from the exons ATGGAGAAAACATCTTCGCCGGAATCTGCCACCGTCTCCGTCAAATCTCCGGCAACCACCGTCGGAGAGATGGAATGTTCTTTATTAGACGAAAGTAGCATTCACGACATTGACTATTTCGTTAAGACCATAGCCCAGATCAAAGCCAAAGGTGTCCGTCCCGATCTCATCGGCTCCATCATCACTCATTACGCTTCCAAGTGGCTCCCTGACCTCTCCGACATCTTCACAACAAGCCCCGATGGTCCGAACCAACAACCGCAACCGCAGCAAGTGCAGTCGGAGAGCTTCTCAGTAACGGCGTTTGTGATGAAGAAACGTTTCTACGTGGAAACACTCATCGGAATCATCCCTCCGGAGAAAGACTCTGTTTCTTGCGACTTCCTCCTCCGTCTCCTCAGGACGGCGAACCTTGTCGGAGCAGATGATAGCTACAGGGCGGAGCTCGAGGGGAGGGTTTCGTGGCAGCTTGACCAAGCTTCCCTCAAGGAGCTGATGATACCTTCGTTTAGTCACACGTGCGGGACGTTGTTAGACGTTGAGCTAGTGACTCGTTTGGTTAAGAAGTTCGCAGGGTTAGATAGCGAAGGAGTCAAGTCTGGTGCTTCTCTAGTTAAAGTGGCGAAGCTTGTCGACTCTTACTTAGCTGAAGTAGCCGTTGACGGCGATTTAAGTCTCTCGGAGTTTATTTCTCTAGCCGAAGCTCTCCCTAACCATGCTCGTGGTACAGAAGATGGCTTATACCGCGCAATTGACACCTACCTCAAG GCACATCCTAAAGTGACCAAGCAAGAAAGGAAGAGACTTTGTGGACTAATAGACAGCAAGAAGCTATCAGTGGAAGCATCTCTTCACGTTGCGCAGAATGATCGTTTACCGGTTAGAACTGTTATTCAAGTTTTACTCACTGAGCAGGCGAAGATGAGTCGGAGCCGCCACAACAACAATGATTGGAGTGGCTTAACGTTCAGTCCAAACCCTTCTAGTTCACACTATTCAGAGTCAGGTCCAGCTCGGTGCATGTCCAAACGCGAGATGAATGTCCAGCAGATGGAGATTAAGAGATTGAAAGAGGATATGGCAAAGCTCAAGAGCGAGTTTGAAGCAATGCAAACGCAGTTAGAGAAGCTGGTTGAGAAGAAATGTAGTAGTGGGAGTAAAGGTTTTTTTAGGTGGAAGAAGTTGGGGTTTAGAAGTGGTTTTAGCGTTAGCGTTTTGGATAAGAATGGTGAAGAGTTTGGTGAAAATGGAGAAAGAGAAGAATACTTTGGGTATGAGACTCAGACACCTAGTAATATGAAGACAAAGCTTGTCAAAGGAAGAACACCTTCTAGGTGGAGAAAATCAATGTCttga